The following coding sequences are from one Eucalyptus grandis isolate ANBG69807.140 chromosome 11, ASM1654582v1, whole genome shotgun sequence window:
- the LOC120290059 gene encoding receptor-like protein EIX2 — MDLDYTTLDLHLMVNLDLSSNKLVGQIPGELTLLSGLRGLNLSCNFLYGRIPTMIGDMRLLESLDLSNNHLSGTIPQSFSAFISLSKLNLSHNNLMGPIPKGNQIQTLDDPSIYANNPLLCGNPLQKKCPEVEAPQAPEEVANEEGKLEKVMFYMVIMLGFATGFWGVVGSLVYKKNWRPVYFNFVDRKADMVYVTVAVKAAKLRRRLRRV, encoded by the coding sequence ATGGATCTTGACTACACGACACTTGATCTACATCTTATGGTGAATTTAGatctctcaagcaacaaattgGTTGGGCAGATTCCAGGAGAGCTTACCTTGCTCTCCGGATTGCGAGGCTTGAACTTATCGTGCAACTTTCTTTATGGACGCATCCCGACTATGATTGGAGACATGAGATTGCTTGAGTCACTTGATCTTTCAAATAATCACCTTTCTGGAACAATCCCACAAAGCTTTTCTGCATTCATATCACTGAGCAAACTAAACTTGTCACACAACAACTTGATGGGGCCAATtccaaaaggaaatcaaatccAGACACTTGATGATCCTTCCATTTATGCCAACAATCCTCTACTTTGTGGTAATCCTCTACAAAAGAAATGCCCCGAAGTAGAGGCCCCTCAAGCACCAGAAGAAGTTGCCAATGAAGAAGGTAAGCTTGAAAAGGTAATGTTCTACATGGTAATAATGCTTGGGTTTGCGACTGGGTTTTGGGGAGTTGTTGGCAGTTTGGTGTACAAGAAGAACTGGAGACCGGTGTACTTCAACTTTGTGGATCGTAAAGCAGATATGGTGTACGTGACTGTTGCAGTGAAAGCGGCCAAGTTGAGGAGGAGATTGAGAAGAGTGTAA